The Chryseolinea soli nucleotide sequence ACATTGAGCCGTCAAGAAGGACCAGGGCGGTGGAATTAAACGGAAACAGGTGCAATGCATTCATATTTTCGAAGGATCTGATTATGCGCTTTTTTGATGGAGGAGAGGAGGATGAATTTGGCAACCCACGTAGCGCCAATTTTTTGATGGTTATTTTAGGGGCGCATACGGAGGATGTGGTTAGGGATGGTCAGGAATTTAAAGCAGGGTCTTTCACCGTTTTGACGGCCGGCTGTGAACGGCGTGTTGTAAAAGTCAATGACGAGGACAGGGTCGGATTTTATGCCCTTAACATTCCTGAAGCTGCAAACGAATATCCTCCTCATCAAGTTGTTCTCCAGCTTGAACCGAAGGAGGGACTTCTTCCTGATGGATTCTTCCTGGTTGCCGAGTAAATAGCTATCTTTAGATATTCAAGAGATCATCAATAAAATATCAATCTGGAGCATCCTGATACCGACGATTGTGGGGTGTTCTTTCTTTAATAAGCTCTTGCCAAAGTCCAGGTTTATCTTGTTTCTCGTGCTGCTGGCGTGCGTACCTCAACTCGCAAGAGCGTTTATGGGAAGAACACCTATTTTAAATGTTCTTTACAATACTAATATTCTTCTTGAATTGGTGATCCTCATCCTTTTTTTCAGGGATAGCTACAGTACGAAAAAGAGAAACATGCTTTTTATCGTGCTGGCAACGGTTTGTGTAGTATCGGGTGTTGTTTCAGTGTTTCTTTTTGGTTTCTATGCGAAGTTCCTGACGGAGTGGCTATGTGTAAATAACTTGATGTATACCGCGTGGACGTTGATCCTCCTGTATGATCTCTATGATAATGATGAGAAGCTCTCGGAACTAGCGCCATCATTGCTTTGCTACCTGTCCGGTTTGTTTCTCTACTCAAGTTGCACGATGCTTATCTTTTCATTCTGGTACTATATCATGACCAAGCGGGATTCGTATTTGAACAACCTGTGGATTATACACGACCTGTTCAATATCTTCATGTACTTAATTTTTTCATTTGGCTTTTTCATCGAAATTAAAGCGAGACACTTAACGAGAAAAAATGGCATTTGATCAGGTGGACAAAGACATTCTTGTATCGATAATAGCAGGATCATTATTGCTATTTTTCTTATGTGCTTTTATTGTTGCCTTCTCCGCCCTTTATATCCGGAAAAGAAAACAGCATAAAGCGGAAAAAGAACAACTTCAGACGCACTTTTCCCAGGTGCTGCTTCAATCTCAATTGGAAATAAAAGAGCAGACCCTCCAACGGATCGCCTTTGAACTTCACGACAATCTCGGCCAGGTGGCAAGCCTGATCAAAATAAACCTCAACACGCTTCAGACCCATGACAAAGAGAAGATGCGTCTTCAGATTGAGGATACCAAGGAACTGGTCCGTCAGCTCATAACCGATTTGAAATCACTGTCCATAAGCCTGAACAGCGATCGGGTGGCACAGTTTGGGATTTTTCGGAGTATAGAGAACGAAGTTGAGAGGCTGAACAAAACCGGGCAATTCACGGCCACGTTGCACCAGGAAGGTAGGATTCCCGAATTGGATGCCAACACGGCGACCATCCTTTTTAGAATGACGCAGGAGATCATTAACAATATCGTAAAGCACAGTGCAGCAAAACGAATTGCCATTGCTTTGAAGGCTACCGAAAATTTGTTTACCTTGGTATATACCGATGATGGTGTTGGCTTTAATAGGGACGAACAACTGAGCGGCGGCGGCTCTGGGCTGGTGAATTTGCAAACCAGGGCCAAATTGATAAATGCGCAACTGACCATCCAAAGTAAACCTGAGGAAGGAACCACAATTTCGATAGAATTTTCAATATAATGTTGCCTGGAGGGTTAGTCAAACTTGGGCTTGTCGATGATCATAAACTGTTTCGAAAAGGCTTGATCAGCTTGATCGAAATGGCTTGTGAAAATTGCGCCATTTTATTTGAAGCCGATAACGGCTTCGATCTTCAAAAAAAAATTGATAAAAAGAATCTGCCGGACATCGTTCTCATGGATGTCAACATGTCTGGTATGGATGGCTTTGCCAGCGTGCGTTGGCTGAAAGAAAACTATCCCGATATAAAGGTCCTTGTGGTCAGCATGATTGAAAAGGAAGAGACCATTATCCAGATGCTGAAATTGGGCGTGAAAGGTTACTTGTGCAAAGACGTTGAGCCGGAGGAGCTAAGGGAGGCGCTGAAGGCAATTGCT carries:
- a CDS encoding response regulator gives rise to the protein MISLIEMACENCAILFEADNGFDLQKKIDKKNLPDIVLMDVNMSGMDGFASVRWLKENYPDIKVLVVSMIEKEETIIQMLKLGVKGYLCKDVEPEELREALKAIAHKGFYYTDFITGKLVHSLQIDGQDKRRDSDLMNEQEKKFLQFACSEMTYHEIADKMFLSPKTIDGYRNSLFEKLNVKSRVGLVMYAVRNRIVKLDWEF
- a CDS encoding sensor histidine kinase, with amino-acid sequence MAFDQVDKDILVSIIAGSLLLFFLCAFIVAFSALYIRKRKQHKAEKEQLQTHFSQVLLQSQLEIKEQTLQRIAFELHDNLGQVASLIKINLNTLQTHDKEKMRLQIEDTKELVRQLITDLKSLSISLNSDRVAQFGIFRSIENEVERLNKTGQFTATLHQEGRIPELDANTATILFRMTQEIINNIVKHSAAKRIAIALKATENLFTLVYTDDGVGFNRDEQLSGGGSGLVNLQTRAKLINAQLTIQSKPEEGTTISIEFSI